A stretch of DNA from bacterium:
CGCCTGCGTCGACGCCATCACCGCCATCTCGCGGCCCCTGATCGCGTCGTTCACCGACATCGGTTTTCCCGCGGACAAGCTGGTCTACCTGCCCCAGGGCGTCGACCTGGCGCGGTTCACGCCGGCCACGGCGGCGGAGAAGCGGGCGCTGCGGAGCGAGCGCGGCCTCGACCCGGACGGCCCGCTGGTGCTCTTCGTCGGCACCATCCTCGAGCGCAAGGGTGTCGATCTGCTCGTCGAGGCCTGGGCGGCGGTGCAGGCGCGCCTGCCGGGGGCCCAGCTCGCGCTGGTGGGCATGCACGAGTTCGACGGCAGCCACGAGAACCGCGACGCCCTGAACGCCTTCGCCGGCGCCATGCGGGAGCGGGTCGCCGCCGGAGGCCTGCGCGTGGTCTTCGCCGGCCTGCACAACGACATCGTGCCGTGGTACCGGGCCGCCGACCTCTTCGTCCTGCCGTCGCGCAAGGAGGGGTTCGGGAACGTCATCCTCGAGGCCATGGCCTGCCGGGTGCCCGTGGTCGTGACGCCCATGGACGGCGTGGCTCTCGAGACGGTCGACCCGGGCGTGAACGGCCTGATCGTCCGGGATGTCCCCGAACTGGCCGCCGGCATCGCCTCGCTGCTGGAGGACCCGGAGCGCGCCGCCCGCTTCGGCGAGGCGGGCGCGGCCCGGGTGCGGCGCCTGTTCGACCTCGAAGCCATCGCCGACCGCTACGACGAACTCTACTTCCCGCGCTGATCCGCGGCGACGGGGACTTCGACGGGGCCAAAGAAGAGGGCGCTGCCGCGGCAGCGCCCTCCCTTGTCTTCGTGGTCGGATTCCGGTCTAGCTGCCGTCACCGACGATGCCCGGCTGACCCGGAGGCCCCGGCGGCGGATCGTCGCCGCCGCCCCCGCCGCCGCTGGCGC
This window harbors:
- a CDS encoding glycosyltransferase family 4 protein, with amino-acid sequence MKPTGGVCFLFDDFHPVFSGHAIYMRQIMRRLAARGRALTVICWNPGGLPATEDHEGIRIVRVAPPRSDLERGRRVLGALWSVRDRFDCLHVNGFPDPYLMWVAFCRLLGKRLVLQSTLMGSDDGEAYRRNHRGGALRVRQLACVDAITAISRPLIASFTDIGFPADKLVYLPQGVDLARFTPATAAEKRALRSERGLDPDGPLVLFVGTILERKGVDLLVEAWAAVQARLPGAQLALVGMHEFDGSHENRDALNAFAGAMRERVAAGGLRVVFAGLHNDIVPWYRAADLFVLPSRKEGFGNVILEAMACRVPVVVTPMDGVALETVDPGVNGLIVRDVPELAAGIASLLEDPERAARFGEAGAARVRRLFDLEAIADRYDELYFPR